In Ilumatobacter fluminis, the following proteins share a genomic window:
- the metG gene encoding methionine--tRNA ligase: protein MSRFYVTTPIYYVNAEPHLGHAYTTIVGDALTRWHRLMGDDVKYLTGTDEHGQKIQQAADAAGKTPQEFTDEVAPKFADAWDRLNIANDDFIRTTEPRHRTAVNELLQRCYDAGDIELDTYSGWYCVGCEAYYTEDELDEGHVCPIHKKPVEHFEEENYFFRLSRFQDRLLDWYAEHPDAIKPSHRANEAIGLIKSGLRDFSVSRTTVDWGIPLPWDENHVAYVWFDALTNYLSAVGFGADDADYTDWWPVDYHLIGKDIIRFHCVYWPAMLMSAGVEPPKGYGVGGWLLVGGEKMSKSGGNAVNPLDLVDTTGVDGFRYYVLAETPYGSDGDFTYDGLVARYNADLANNLGNLAARVATVVGKKCDGVGPAPAADSSLAQAAADAYANTAKGWDDIAPSKALDATWSLIRATNAFLESNEPWKMEPGADVERVMGDALEALRIVAILAYPAVPETSQAIWERIGLGGNVVDQRLPDAAAWGGYPGGLTVTKGDPLFPRIKA from the coding sequence GTGAGCAGGTTCTATGTGACCACCCCGATCTACTACGTGAACGCCGAGCCCCACCTCGGGCACGCGTACACGACGATCGTCGGCGACGCGCTGACGCGGTGGCACCGGCTCATGGGCGACGACGTCAAGTACCTGACCGGCACCGACGAGCACGGCCAGAAGATCCAGCAGGCCGCCGATGCCGCCGGCAAGACGCCCCAGGAGTTCACCGACGAGGTGGCGCCGAAGTTCGCCGATGCGTGGGATCGGCTCAACATCGCGAACGACGACTTCATCCGCACGACCGAGCCGCGTCACCGCACCGCCGTCAACGAGTTGCTCCAGCGCTGCTACGACGCCGGCGACATCGAGCTCGACACGTACTCGGGCTGGTACTGCGTGGGCTGCGAGGCGTACTACACCGAGGACGAACTCGACGAGGGCCACGTCTGCCCGATCCACAAGAAGCCGGTCGAGCACTTCGAGGAGGAGAACTACTTCTTCCGGCTCAGTCGCTTCCAGGATCGCTTGCTCGACTGGTATGCCGAGCACCCGGACGCGATCAAGCCGTCGCACCGAGCCAACGAGGCGATCGGCCTCATCAAGTCGGGCCTTCGTGACTTCTCCGTCAGCCGAACGACCGTCGACTGGGGCATCCCCCTGCCGTGGGACGAGAACCACGTCGCCTACGTCTGGTTCGACGCCCTCACCAACTACCTGTCGGCCGTCGGCTTCGGCGCCGACGACGCCGACTACACCGACTGGTGGCCGGTCGACTACCACCTGATCGGCAAGGACATCATCCGCTTCCACTGCGTCTACTGGCCGGCGATGCTGATGTCGGCCGGCGTCGAGCCGCCCAAGGGGTACGGCGTCGGCGGCTGGCTGTTGGTGGGCGGCGAGAAGATGTCGAAGTCGGGCGGCAACGCCGTCAACCCGCTCGATCTGGTCGACACGACCGGCGTCGACGGGTTCCGCTACTACGTCCTCGCCGAGACCCCGTACGGCTCCGATGGCGACTTCACCTACGACGGGCTCGTCGCCCGCTACAACGCCGACCTCGCGAACAACCTCGGCAACCTGGCGGCACGGGTCGCCACCGTCGTCGGCAAGAAGTGCGACGGCGTCGGACCCGCTCCGGCGGCCGACAGCTCGCTCGCGCAGGCAGCGGCCGACGCCTACGCCAACACCGCCAAGGGGTGGGACGACATCGCGCCCTCGAAGGCGCTCGACGCAACGTGGTCGCTGATCCGCGCCACGAACGCGTTCCTCGAGTCGAACGAGCCGTGGAAGATGGAGCCGGGCGCCGACGTCGAACGGGTGATGGGCGATGCGCTCGAGGCGCTGCGGATCGTCGCGATCCTCGCCTACCCGGCCGTCCCGGAAACCAGTCAGGCGATCTGGGAACGCATCGGCCTCGGCGGCAACGTCGTCGATCAGCGCCTACCCGACGCGGCGGCGTGGGGCGGCTATCCCGGCGGCCTCACGGTCACCAAGGGCGACCCGCTGTTCCCCCGCATCAAGGCCTGA
- a CDS encoding thioesterase family protein — protein sequence MSEFEQATTVTPRGDGSYDATIHEGWDIMGNANGGYLIALAARAMGDAVDRPPLSLTAHYLSPGRVGPVTVDTEVVRAGRRMAVVRGTVVSPEHGPVMALLGTFADQPDAERAGPSVVDAAPPDLPPFDECVPAGPPVAMNVSGFGHRVVCAYHPDDMGFREGNPTGTAMMRGWFEFADGSPIDAFGLLVALDAFAPVCFNREEFPPSWAPTLELTTHIRETPSPGPLRCVFRSRFIQNGMFEEDGEVWDSRGVLVAQSRQLALIPKPM from the coding sequence ATGAGCGAGTTCGAGCAGGCGACGACGGTCACGCCGAGAGGTGACGGCAGCTACGACGCGACCATCCACGAGGGTTGGGACATCATGGGGAACGCCAACGGTGGCTACCTCATTGCTCTGGCGGCTCGAGCGATGGGCGATGCCGTCGACCGGCCGCCGCTCTCGCTCACGGCCCACTATCTGTCGCCCGGGCGCGTCGGGCCGGTCACCGTCGACACCGAGGTGGTCCGTGCCGGACGCCGGATGGCGGTGGTGCGAGGCACCGTCGTGTCGCCCGAGCACGGTCCGGTGATGGCGCTGTTGGGCACGTTCGCCGACCAGCCCGACGCCGAACGCGCCGGCCCATCGGTCGTCGACGCAGCGCCGCCCGATCTGCCTCCGTTCGACGAGTGCGTGCCCGCCGGGCCGCCCGTCGCGATGAACGTCTCGGGGTTCGGCCACCGCGTCGTCTGCGCCTACCACCCGGACGACATGGGGTTTCGCGAGGGCAACCCGACCGGCACGGCGATGATGCGCGGCTGGTTCGAATTCGCCGACGGTTCCCCGATCGACGCCTTCGGGCTGCTGGTCGCGCTCGATGCGTTCGCCCCCGTGTGCTTCAACCGGGAGGAGTTCCCCCCGTCGTGGGCGCCGACCCTGGAGCTGACCACGCACATCCGCGAGACGCCGTCGCCCGGCCCGCTGCGGTGCGTGTTCCGGAGCCGCTTCATCCAGAACGGAATGTTCGAAGAAGACGGCGAGGTCTGGGACAGCCGGGGCGTTCTGGTCGCCCAGTCCCGTCAGCTCGCCCTCATCCCCAAACCGATGTAG
- a CDS encoding HAD family hydrolase yields MSEYVSVASTGPSAAFFDLDRTLISGSSAFALATAARSMKMMPTHELVRDAMTAATFKFRGDHDTGASDNARDRILGFVEGQRQDDLLALNERVLPTLLGKIRPEARRLVDIHRHAGRATYIVSAAPHEIVEPLAISLGMTHGIGTKGKVVDGIYTGELDGPFTYGQGKVDAIEEIARFEGYDLRLCYAYSDSSSDLPMLSAVGHPVAVNPDSKLERHAKDHGWPIVIFSQRTKTVIRRTATGVASAGVAAATFAAGLELGTRRAGKAFWR; encoded by the coding sequence ATGAGCGAGTACGTGTCGGTGGCGTCGACGGGGCCGAGCGCTGCGTTCTTCGATCTCGACCGCACCCTGATCTCCGGATCGTCGGCCTTCGCACTCGCAACCGCGGCGCGGTCGATGAAGATGATGCCGACGCACGAGCTCGTCCGTGATGCGATGACCGCCGCCACCTTCAAGTTCCGGGGCGACCACGACACCGGCGCCAGCGACAACGCCCGCGACCGGATCCTCGGCTTCGTCGAGGGCCAGCGCCAGGACGACCTGCTCGCACTCAACGAACGGGTGCTTCCGACCCTGCTCGGCAAGATCCGTCCCGAGGCCCGGCGCCTCGTCGACATCCACCGCCACGCCGGGCGCGCCACCTACATCGTGTCGGCAGCACCGCACGAGATCGTCGAACCACTCGCCATCTCACTCGGCATGACCCACGGGATCGGCACGAAGGGCAAGGTCGTCGACGGGATCTACACCGGCGAGCTCGACGGGCCGTTCACCTACGGCCAGGGCAAGGTCGACGCGATCGAGGAGATCGCCCGGTTCGAGGGGTACGACCTCCGCCTCTGCTACGCGTATTCCGACTCGTCGAGCGATCTGCCGATGCTCAGCGCCGTGGGTCACCCGGTCGCCGTCAACCCCGACTCGAAGCTCGAACGCCACGCCAAGGATCACGGCTGGCCGATCGTCATCTTCAGCCAGCGCACCAAAACGGTCATCCGCCGAACGGCGACCGGCGTCGCCTCCGCCGGTGTGGCCGCAGCCACCTTCGCCGCCGGCCTCGAACTCGGCACCCGCCGAGCGGGCAAGGCGTTCTGGCGCTGA
- a CDS encoding GNAT family N-acetyltransferase, with protein sequence MGIRGARSDDMAAMYDICVRTADAGGDARPLHGDPDLPGHVWAGAYVTLEPEHAFVLVDDGDVPIGYVIGALDSRSFEDRCERAWWPSLRERYPVGSGETERDRLEIGFIHAPPTASDEVVADYPSHLHIDLLPAAQGRGAGRRLIETLVASLSADGSPGVHLGVAVRNENARAFYERVGFTEFARTADTVTFVMPLPPRSR encoded by the coding sequence GTGGGGATTCGGGGTGCGCGTTCGGACGACATGGCGGCGATGTACGACATCTGTGTCCGGACGGCAGACGCCGGGGGAGACGCCCGCCCGCTGCACGGCGACCCGGATCTGCCCGGGCACGTGTGGGCCGGCGCCTATGTGACGCTCGAGCCCGAGCATGCGTTCGTCCTCGTCGATGACGGCGACGTTCCGATCGGCTACGTGATCGGCGCCCTCGACTCACGTTCGTTCGAGGATCGGTGCGAGCGAGCGTGGTGGCCCTCGCTCCGGGAGCGCTATCCGGTCGGGTCGGGCGAAACCGAGCGCGACCGACTCGAGATCGGGTTCATCCATGCGCCTCCGACGGCGAGCGACGAGGTCGTGGCCGATTATCCCTCGCACCTCCACATCGACCTGCTGCCCGCAGCCCAGGGCCGAGGTGCGGGTCGGCGCCTGATCGAGACGTTGGTTGCGTCGCTCAGCGCCGACGGTTCGCCCGGTGTCCACCTGGGAGTGGCCGTGCGGAACGAGAACGCTCGAGCTTTCTATGAACGGGTCGGCTTCACCGAGTTCGCTCGCACCGCCGACACCGTCACCTTTGTGATGCCACTCCCGCCCCGTTCTCGGTGA
- the rsmI gene encoding 16S rRNA (cytidine(1402)-2'-O)-methyltransferase — protein sequence MTETPDPASGPGTLWLVGTPIGNLGDLTPRAIEVLAGAELVCCEDTRRTGKLLQHAGIRANRLAVANDHTEYHRISDVLDVLGSGGDVAVVTDAGMPGVSDPGERLVRAAIDAGHSVSAVPGPDAVTTALVISGLPTDRFAFEGFLPRSGRDRSARLLGLAEESRTVVLYEAPHRIERTLADLAETCGGDRRVAVCRELTKLYEEVVRGTLDTIEIGEPRGEYVIVLGGAVVDDTPPDDDTIRAALRDELASGSSKRDAIAAVSKRLNLPKKQVYALAITE from the coding sequence GTGACCGAGACGCCCGACCCGGCGTCGGGCCCCGGCACGTTGTGGCTCGTCGGCACGCCGATCGGCAATCTCGGCGATCTCACGCCTCGGGCGATCGAGGTGCTCGCCGGCGCCGAGCTCGTCTGCTGCGAAGACACGCGACGCACCGGCAAGCTGCTCCAGCACGCCGGGATTCGAGCGAACCGGTTGGCGGTCGCCAACGACCACACCGAGTACCACCGCATCAGCGACGTGCTCGACGTGCTCGGATCAGGCGGGGACGTCGCCGTCGTCACCGACGCCGGGATGCCGGGTGTGAGCGATCCGGGCGAACGACTCGTACGAGCAGCGATCGATGCGGGCCACTCGGTCTCGGCCGTGCCCGGCCCCGACGCCGTGACGACCGCGTTGGTGATCAGCGGCCTCCCGACCGACCGGTTCGCCTTCGAAGGGTTCCTCCCCCGATCGGGCCGCGATCGCAGCGCCCGGTTGCTCGGCCTCGCCGAGGAGTCCCGCACGGTGGTGCTGTACGAGGCGCCCCACCGCATCGAACGCACCCTCGCCGACCTGGCCGAGACCTGCGGGGGCGACCGCCGGGTCGCCGTGTGTCGGGAGCTGACCAAGCTGTACGAGGAGGTGGTGCGCGGCACGCTCGACACCATCGAGATCGGCGAGCCGCGCGGCGAGTACGTGATCGTCCTCGGTGGAGCCGTCGTGGACGACACTCCCCCGGACGACGACACGATCCGAGCTGCGTTGCGCGACGAGTTGGCGTCCGGCTCGTCGAAGCGGGACGCGATCGCCGCGGTGTCGAAGCGTCTCAACCTCCCGAAGAAGCAGGTCTACGCCCTCGCCATCACCGAGTAG
- a CDS encoding DUF192 domain-containing protein, with translation MAWLVTDDKRVLASAEVADSRTARRKGLLGREHLDGAIVLTPCRWIHTIGMQFPIDVAFLDDDGTVVKTMHMKSHRIGVPVWSASLVIEAEAGAFARWGLRVGDVIEIRGDDS, from the coding sequence GTGGCCTGGTTGGTGACCGACGACAAGCGCGTGCTCGCATCCGCTGAGGTCGCCGACTCCCGAACCGCTCGCCGCAAAGGCTTGCTCGGGCGCGAGCACCTCGACGGCGCCATCGTGCTCACACCGTGCCGATGGATCCACACGATCGGGATGCAGTTCCCGATCGACGTCGCGTTCCTCGACGACGACGGCACCGTGGTCAAGACGATGCACATGAAAAGCCACCGGATCGGGGTGCCGGTGTGGTCGGCATCGCTCGTGATCGAAGCCGAAGCCGGTGCATTCGCACGGTGGGGCCTGCGGGTCGGTGACGTGATCGAGATCCGGGGCGACGACTCGTGA